A stretch of Bacillus pseudomycoides DNA encodes these proteins:
- a CDS encoding DeoR family transcriptional regulator: MKPTTTRMLTRIKSIYMYINENGTVTTKDLVDEFGITPRTIQRDLNVLQFNELVYSPCRGKWTTTGKKVRMTS, translated from the coding sequence TTGAAACCTACGACTACTCGTATGCTAACACGCATTAAATCAATTTATATGTACATCAATGAGAATGGTACGGTAACGACGAAAGACCTTGTAGATGAGTTCGGGATCACACCGCGAACAATACAACGTGATCTGAATGTGTTGCAGTTTAATGAACTCGTGTATAGCCCTTGCCGCGGTAAGTGGACAACAACAGGAAAGAAAGTGAGAATGACCTCATAA
- a CDS encoding pseudouridine synthase, which produces MRLDKLLANMGYGSRKEVKKLLKDGVVKIDGMPVKDAKFHVNVEEQEVTIHGEIVEYKEFVYLMMHKPQGVISATEDDNHETVVDLLELEDAIFDPFPVGRLDIDTEGFLLLTNDGKLAHQLLTPKKHVPKKYYAHVAGVVTEKDVEEFAKGVIIDDGYETKPGELTILKSDDVSEIELVITEGKFHQVKRMFEAVGKKVVYLKRTEMGPLVLDEELELGQYRELTDEEVEMLKTYQVQTDN; this is translated from the coding sequence ATGAGATTAGATAAATTATTAGCAAACATGGGATACGGAAGTAGAAAAGAAGTGAAGAAATTATTAAAGGACGGCGTTGTAAAAATTGATGGAATGCCAGTAAAAGATGCGAAGTTTCATGTGAATGTAGAAGAACAAGAGGTTACGATTCACGGTGAGATTGTTGAATATAAGGAATTTGTATATTTAATGATGCATAAGCCACAAGGTGTCATTTCGGCAACAGAAGATGATAATCATGAAACAGTTGTTGATTTATTGGAATTAGAAGATGCAATCTTTGATCCGTTTCCAGTTGGAAGACTTGATATTGATACAGAAGGGTTCCTATTATTAACAAATGATGGGAAGCTTGCACATCAGTTGTTAACTCCGAAAAAACACGTGCCGAAAAAATATTATGCACACGTAGCCGGAGTTGTAACAGAGAAAGATGTAGAAGAATTTGCAAAAGGTGTTATTATAGATGATGGCTATGAAACGAAGCCAGGTGAGCTTACAATTTTGAAAAGCGACGATGTGTCTGAAATCGAGCTTGTCATTACAGAAGGGAAATTCCATCAAGTAAAGCGTATGTTTGAAGCGGTAGGGAAAAAAGTTGTCTACTTAAAGAGAACAGAGATGGGACCTTTAGTGTTAGATGAAGAATTAGAACTTGGTCAATATCGTGAATTAACAGATGAAGAAGTGGAAATGTTAAAAACGTATCAAGTTCAAACTGATAATTAA
- a CDS encoding polysaccharide biosynthesis protein produces the protein MSDSKFLRGTLIVTLGTFLVKFLGMIYVFPFHALVGTEGGTLYTYGYIPYTIFLSIATAGVPLAVSKFVSKYNALGDYKTSRRMFRSGMVMMIASGILSFLVLYMSAPLFAEAMLGKQSVQNSIEDVTMIIRLVSFALIVVPAASLIRGYFQGHQSMGPTTVSQIIEQIIRIVFLLAGSFIVIKVIGGSVAAAVGVATFAAFVSAVGALGVLIWYWLKRKKHLDQYLIEQTVPESTVSTIQLFKELFAYAIPYVVIGLTIPLYQQIDTLTFNSIMQAIGQGDIAERALGIFTMWTHKLIMIPVSLATAFSLTLVPAITKSFTEKQFRYLKLQITQTFQANMFLTLPAVVGISTLAYPIYTAFYEKDPLGGQVLMWYAPVALLFALFTVTAAILQGINQQKHAIIALGMGVILKFLCNVILIRYFGTIGAVLATGIGFLASILYTNKQIRKHAHYSFGVVYKRTFQIAILTIAMVIVVKLSQGILSFVISPESRFGALITVAVCAGIGGLTYGLLAIRTGVLERVFGGEALEKIQRKLGGKLKIKMKSKGA, from the coding sequence ATGTCCGATTCAAAATTTCTGCGCGGAACGCTTATTGTGACGTTAGGAACTTTTTTAGTTAAGTTCTTAGGCATGATTTATGTCTTTCCATTTCATGCATTAGTTGGCACAGAAGGCGGAACGCTCTATACGTATGGATATATTCCATATACGATCTTTTTAAGTATTGCAACGGCAGGGGTGCCACTTGCTGTTTCAAAGTTTGTTTCTAAATATAATGCGCTTGGAGATTATAAGACGAGCCGGAGAATGTTCCGCTCGGGAATGGTTATGATGATTGCATCAGGAATCCTTTCCTTCTTAGTTCTTTACATGTCTGCGCCATTATTTGCTGAGGCAATGCTTGGTAAACAAAGTGTACAAAATAGTATAGAAGACGTTACGATGATTATTCGCCTCGTAAGTTTTGCGCTTATTGTTGTACCAGCAGCAAGCTTAATTCGTGGTTATTTCCAAGGTCATCAATCAATGGGACCAACTACGGTATCACAAATTATTGAACAAATTATTCGTATTGTCTTTTTATTAGCGGGTAGTTTTATTGTCATTAAAGTAATAGGAGGATCAGTAGCAGCAGCAGTTGGAGTGGCAACTTTTGCAGCGTTTGTTTCAGCTGTGGGAGCGCTCGGTGTGTTAATATGGTACTGGTTAAAACGCAAAAAGCATCTCGATCAATACTTAATTGAACAAACTGTTCCAGAATCAACAGTAAGTACGATTCAATTATTTAAAGAATTATTTGCATATGCAATTCCTTATGTTGTTATTGGATTAACAATTCCTTTATATCAACAAATTGATACATTAACATTCAACTCTATCATGCAAGCGATTGGACAAGGTGATATTGCGGAGCGAGCACTTGGTATTTTTACGATGTGGACGCATAAGTTAATTATGATTCCTGTGTCGCTTGCGACGGCGTTTAGTTTAACGCTTGTTCCAGCTATTACAAAATCATTTACAGAAAAACAATTTCGCTATTTAAAACTACAAATCACACAAACATTCCAGGCAAATATGTTCTTGACATTACCAGCGGTAGTCGGTATTTCGACGCTTGCGTATCCGATTTATACAGCGTTTTATGAAAAGGATCCATTAGGTGGACAAGTACTGATGTGGTATGCGCCAGTTGCGTTATTATTTGCTTTATTTACAGTGACTGCAGCGATATTGCAAGGAATTAATCAGCAGAAGCATGCGATTATTGCGCTTGGCATGGGCGTTATTTTGAAGTTTTTATGTAATGTGATTTTAATCCGTTACTTCGGTACAATTGGAGCTGTTTTAGCAACAGGTATTGGCTTCCTAGCTTCTATTTTGTATACGAATAAACAAATTCGAAAACATGCACACTATTCATTCGGTGTTGTATATAAACGAACATTCCAAATTGCAATATTAACAATTGCGATGGTCATTGTCGTAAAACTATCACAAGGAATTTTATCCTTTGTGATTTCGCCGGAGAGCCGATTTGGTGCACTTATTACCGTTGCAGTTTGTGCAGGTATTGGTGGCCTTACTTATGGATTGTTAGCAATTCGCACAGGTGTACTTGAAAGAGTATTTGGCGGAGAAGCTTTAGAGAAGATTCAGCGTAAGCTTGGTGGCAAGCTGAAAATAAAGATGAAATCAAAAGGGGCGTAA
- a CDS encoding NAD(P)/FAD-dependent oxidoreductase, with protein MHYDVIVIGGGPSGLMAAIGAAEEGARVLLLDKGNKLGRKLAISGGGRCNVTNRLPLDEIVKHIPGNGRFLYSAFSIFNNEDIITFFEKLGVKLKEEDHGRMFPVSNKAQSVVDALLTRLQELGVKIRTNTPVETIEYADGQTKAVFLKTGEILETNHVVIAVGGKSVPHTGSTGDGYAWAEKAGHTITELFPTEVPILSKEPFIQDRTLQGLALRDINLSVLNPKGKAIISHKMDMLFTHFGISGPAALRCSQFVVKALKKFKTNSIQMSIDALPDENAEQLFQRMMKQIKEEPKKGIKNVLKGYVPERYFLFLLERNEIDGSQQAGQVSHEKIRALVKDFKEFKVAVNGTQPLEKAFVTGGGVSVKEIYPKEMSSKLMNGLYFCGEVLDIHGYTGGYNITSALITGRIAGTTAGQNAKMQY; from the coding sequence ATGCATTATGATGTTATTGTCATCGGAGGAGGCCCTTCAGGATTAATGGCCGCAATCGGTGCTGCTGAAGAAGGCGCACGCGTCTTACTTCTTGATAAAGGAAATAAACTTGGACGTAAACTTGCCATTTCTGGTGGCGGTCGCTGTAACGTAACAAATCGCTTGCCGCTTGATGAAATTGTCAAACATATACCTGGAAATGGTCGCTTTTTATACAGTGCCTTTTCTATTTTCAATAATGAAGATATTATTACATTCTTTGAAAAACTTGGCGTGAAGTTAAAAGAAGAAGATCACGGCCGCATGTTCCCTGTCTCTAATAAAGCACAATCGGTTGTAGATGCGTTATTAACGAGACTACAAGAACTAGGCGTTAAAATCCGTACGAATACACCAGTTGAAACAATCGAATATGCAGACGGTCAAACGAAAGCTGTTTTTCTCAAAACAGGTGAGATTCTTGAAACAAACCATGTTGTCATTGCAGTTGGCGGAAAATCTGTTCCTCACACCGGTTCAACTGGGGACGGTTACGCTTGGGCTGAAAAAGCAGGGCATACAATTACCGAACTTTTCCCGACAGAAGTACCGATCCTTTCAAAAGAACCATTTATTCAAGACCGTACGTTGCAAGGTCTTGCGCTTCGCGATATAAACCTTAGCGTCTTAAATCCAAAAGGAAAAGCAATCATCTCCCACAAGATGGATATGTTATTTACACATTTCGGTATTTCTGGCCCAGCAGCTCTTCGCTGTAGCCAATTTGTCGTAAAAGCACTTAAAAAATTCAAAACGAACAGCATTCAAATGAGTATCGATGCATTGCCGGATGAAAATGCAGAACAGCTTTTCCAGCGTATGATGAAACAAATAAAAGAAGAGCCAAAAAAAGGTATTAAAAATGTGCTAAAAGGTTACGTTCCAGAACGTTATTTCTTATTCTTATTAGAGCGCAACGAAATTGATGGCAGCCAGCAAGCAGGACAAGTATCTCATGAAAAAATCCGTGCACTTGTGAAAGACTTTAAAGAATTCAAAGTAGCAGTAAACGGTACACAACCACTTGAAAAAGCATTCGTTACAGGCGGTGGTGTTTCTGTTAAAGAAATTTATCCGAAAGAAATGTCTTCTAAATTAATGAATGGCCTATACTTCTGCGGAGAAGTTCTTGATATCCACGGCTATACAGGCGGCTATAATATCACTTCCGCCCTTATTACAGGCCGGATTGCCGGAACAACCGCAGGACAAAACGCAAAAATGCAATACTAA
- a CDS encoding MDR family MFS transporter: MRKKVMISLMLMTFLSAVEGTIVSTAIPRITSDLSGVELVSWVYAIYMLATAVSTPIYGKLADLFGRKKVLLIGAAIFLIGSALCGVVTSMEQLIFFRALQGIGAGAVMPITMTIIGDLYSEAKDRAKAQGWMSAVWGVSGVIGPLVGGFLVDSLSWRYIFFLNVPFGILACAMIAISYKESIKPAKHHIDYPGAIIFSLSAIALLYALLTGSSKQNWSDITIIGLLIFAAVSFIIFLFVEKKSPEPLIPLALFSNRTLSTVNILTLIAGAMIISITMYLPIWSQGVLGKNATEAGLILMPIPVMWTFGAIFSGNLVGKLQTKQIILLGASILSVATFLLFILSTHSPAFLIYVAVGLFGLGMGLITPIYMITIQAAVPAHTRGTAVGLNTFINTFSQTLGAAVFGTIFNTMIHKQGIKNLDLVSSGGHSAATNVVTESQEALASSVHVIYMSTFALALLTLFIGWLLLKPASQTAEQ; this comes from the coding sequence ATGCGAAAAAAAGTCATGATATCTTTAATGTTAATGACGTTCCTTTCCGCTGTGGAAGGAACGATTGTAAGTACAGCAATCCCTCGTATAACGAGCGATTTATCTGGCGTTGAACTTGTTAGCTGGGTATATGCAATTTATATGCTCGCAACAGCTGTCTCAACTCCAATCTACGGCAAATTAGCCGATTTGTTTGGTCGTAAAAAAGTACTGCTCATTGGCGCAGCCATCTTTTTAATCGGTTCTGCACTATGCGGAGTCGTTACATCGATGGAACAATTAATCTTCTTCCGCGCGCTTCAAGGTATCGGTGCCGGTGCTGTTATGCCGATTACAATGACGATTATTGGAGACTTATATAGCGAAGCGAAAGACCGTGCGAAAGCACAAGGCTGGATGAGTGCTGTTTGGGGCGTTTCCGGTGTTATCGGGCCATTAGTAGGCGGATTCTTAGTAGACTCCCTTTCTTGGCGCTACATCTTCTTCTTAAATGTGCCATTTGGAATTCTTGCTTGCGCGATGATCGCCATTTCGTATAAAGAGTCAATCAAACCAGCGAAACATCATATCGATTATCCTGGTGCAATCATCTTCTCACTAAGTGCAATCGCCTTACTATATGCACTCTTAACAGGAAGCAGTAAGCAAAACTGGAGCGACATTACAATTATTGGCCTCTTAATCTTTGCGGCTGTTTCATTCATTATTTTCTTATTCGTTGAGAAAAAATCTCCAGAGCCGTTAATTCCGTTAGCACTTTTCTCTAATCGTACCTTGTCAACGGTAAACATATTAACACTGATTGCTGGTGCCATGATTATTAGTATTACAATGTACCTGCCGATTTGGAGCCAAGGAGTATTAGGAAAAAATGCAACAGAAGCTGGACTTATTCTTATGCCAATTCCTGTTATGTGGACATTCGGCGCCATTTTTTCTGGTAATTTAGTCGGTAAGTTGCAAACGAAACAAATTATTTTACTCGGCGCTAGTATTTTATCAGTTGCAACTTTCTTACTGTTTATCTTATCCACTCATTCACCGGCATTTCTCATTTATGTTGCCGTTGGATTGTTCGGTTTAGGAATGGGACTCATTACACCAATTTATATGATAACAATCCAAGCAGCTGTTCCTGCACATACACGTGGTACAGCAGTTGGCTTAAACACATTTATTAATACATTTAGCCAAACGTTAGGTGCTGCTGTCTTCGGAACGATCTTTAATACAATGATCCATAAACAAGGCATTAAAAATCTCGATTTAGTCTCCTCAGGCGGACACAGTGCAGCAACTAATGTAGTAACAGAATCTCAAGAGGCATTGGCTTCTAGCGTTCATGTTATTTATATGAGTACATTTGCGCTTGCACTTCTTACACTATTTATCGGCTGGCTTCTATTAAAGCCAGCTAGTCAGACTGCTGAACAGTAA
- a CDS encoding helix-turn-helix transcriptional regulator, with product MSSSAAKYDVFQAIADPTRREVLRLLTEKELPISKITDHFPMSRTAVAKHLHILSEAKLVSGRKVGREKIYRLHLEPLAELQEWLSYYEQLWNNKLSMLKYVVENEE from the coding sequence GTGTCCTCATCAGCAGCGAAATATGATGTCTTTCAAGCAATTGCTGATCCAACACGCCGAGAAGTACTCCGGTTATTAACTGAAAAAGAATTACCAATTTCTAAAATAACAGATCATTTTCCGATGAGTCGTACAGCAGTAGCAAAGCATCTTCACATTCTTTCAGAAGCGAAATTAGTAAGCGGAAGAAAGGTTGGGAGAGAAAAGATATATCGCTTACACCTTGAGCCGTTAGCTGAGTTACAAGAGTGGCTTTCGTATTATGAACAGCTTTGGAACAATAAATTGTCCATGCTTAAATACGTGGTGGAAAATGAGGAGTAA
- a CDS encoding SRPBCC domain-containing protein → MNQQNTLQDITQTVIFEAPIQKVWNTVSTAEGIASWFMPNDFEPKVGHEFHVQSPFGPSPCKVLEIEEPHRLSFSWDTDGWVVSFVLKDLGDKTEFTLIHGGWKQPDTVLPKANEKSSVIRDRMAGGWVAIVNEKLKKVVEG, encoded by the coding sequence ATGAATCAGCAAAATACATTACAAGATATTACACAAACCGTTATTTTTGAAGCGCCTATTCAAAAGGTATGGAATACAGTATCTACTGCAGAAGGAATTGCGTCTTGGTTTATGCCAAATGACTTTGAGCCGAAGGTAGGGCATGAGTTTCATGTACAATCACCTTTCGGGCCATCTCCATGTAAAGTGTTAGAAATTGAAGAGCCTCATCGTTTATCTTTTTCATGGGATACTGATGGCTGGGTCGTTTCATTTGTTTTAAAAGATTTAGGTGATAAAACGGAGTTCACTCTTATTCATGGTGGATGGAAACAGCCTGATACAGTTCTTCCGAAAGCAAATGAGAAAAGTTCTGTTATTCGTGATAGAATGGCAGGCGGCTGGGTAGCTATTGTGAATGAAAAATTGAAAAAGGTTGTTGAAGGATAA
- a CDS encoding sporulation protein Cse60, whose product MIRVKVFDESHEKDLEDSVNVFLKKLDENQFVDIKYQVGVSINDDENQIYCFSAMVIYKT is encoded by the coding sequence ATGATTCGCGTTAAGGTGTTCGATGAAAGTCATGAGAAGGACTTAGAAGACTCCGTAAATGTGTTTTTGAAGAAGCTTGATGAAAACCAATTTGTAGATATTAAATATCAAGTTGGTGTATCCATTAATGACGATGAAAATCAAATTTATTGTTTTTCGGCGATGGTCATATATAAAACATAA
- a CDS encoding CarD family transcriptional regulator — MEVDDLFQIGDKIVYPMHGAGIIEAIEDKEVLGKTRQYCVIHMVISDMQVMIPMDKVENSGIRYVVDKNTLNDVLVDIHNGEADHSLSWKQRYTMNMEKMKNGNLSDGAEVVRDLIRRNKERALNASEKQMLDNARRILISEVALVQNVSENQATDFLQDTINH; from the coding sequence ATGGAGGTGGATGATTTGTTTCAAATCGGTGATAAAATTGTTTACCCTATGCACGGAGCAGGAATAATCGAAGCAATTGAGGATAAAGAAGTGTTAGGAAAAACACGTCAATATTGTGTGATACACATGGTAATTAGCGATATGCAAGTGATGATCCCTATGGATAAAGTAGAAAATTCAGGCATACGTTATGTTGTCGACAAAAACACATTAAACGATGTATTAGTTGACATTCATAATGGTGAAGCTGACCACTCACTCTCATGGAAACAAAGATATACCATGAATATGGAGAAAATGAAAAATGGGAATCTCTCAGATGGCGCTGAAGTTGTTCGTGATTTAATTCGCCGCAATAAAGAAAGAGCATTAAATGCGAGTGAAAAGCAAATGCTAGACAACGCACGCAGAATTTTAATTAGTGAAGTTGCACTTGTGCAAAATGTTTCAGAAAATCAAGCAACTGATTTTCTACAAGATACTATCAATCATTAA